The Scylla paramamosain isolate STU-SP2022 chromosome 39, ASM3559412v1, whole genome shotgun sequence genome includes a window with the following:
- the LOC135091977 gene encoding CDP-diacylglycerol--glycerol-3-phosphate 3-phosphatidyltransferase, mitochondrial-like isoform X3: MTPAAGDLPAATPSPILPRSFHWLYQHCPAFPISGSKVRVIVDPREFYQELLDKAGAARERISISSLYLGTGKLEEKLVSVVGQRVAAVDGLKVHWLLDHTRGSRGHHSSRSMLRPLLAQYPHSCSVSLYHTPHLRGLLRRLIPQRWNETIGLQHMKLYVFDDSLLISGANLSNDYFTNRQDRYMAFEDCPALAAFYHNLIATVSRFCPQLATDDSTSMPAGTSVHPYLGDLEEYCGTMREAVLRLWRAECDRNPERLRHMESTGDTSASSSSSSLDTLVFPTLQMGPFGITNDGYVTKRFLSSAEEGSHIHLASGYFNLTEEYMKCVLGQSRASYSILMAHPEANGFLGARGFAGAIPAAYTQLAKLFFRRVTSGSQEHRISLHEYRRKGWTFHAKGLWYARPGHTWPALTMVGSPNFGWRSVQRDLETQVVVVTQNTALREALHREHSRLYDCGTEVTDGTFSSPGRYVPLWVRCVMPIIKAFF; encoded by the exons ATGACCCCCGCAGCTGGTGACCTCCCCGCCGCCACGCCCTCCCCCATCCTGCCAAGAAGCTTTCATTGGCTCTATCAACACTGCCCGGCCTTTCCCATCAGTGGCTCTAAG GTGCGGGTAATTGTTGATCCAAGGGAGTTTTACCAAGAGCTGCTGGACAAGGCGGGAGCAGCAAGGGAGAGAATCAGtatctcttctctctatctcgGCACTGGGAAGCTGGAGGAGAAGTTG GTGTCCGTGGTGGGGCAGCGAGTGGCAGCAGTGGATGGCCTGAAGGTTCACTGGCTGTTGGACCACACGAGGGGCTCCCGGGGCCACCACAGCTCCCGGTCCATGCTGCGTCCCCTTCTGGCCCAGTATCCTCACTCCTGCTCA GTGTCACTGTACCACACTCCACACCTGCGGGGGTTGCTGCGTCGCCTCATTCCACAGCGCTGGAATGAGACAATTGGCCTGCAGCACATGAAGCTATATGTGTTTGATGACTCCCTCCTCATCTCTGG GGCCAACCTCAGCAACGACTACTTTACCAACCGCCAGGACCGCTACATGGCGTTTGAGGACTGTCCGGCGCTGGCTGCCTTCTACCACAACCTCATTGCCACAGTCAGCCGCTTCTGTCCCCAGCTGGCCACCGATGACTCCACCTCAATGCCAGCTGGTACCTCTGTCCACCCCTACCTG GGTGACTTGGAGGAGTACTGTGGCACCATGAGGGAGGCAGTGCTCAGGCTGTGGAGGGCCGAGTGCGACAGAAACCCGGAGAGACTGAGACATATGGAGAGCACAGGAGACAcctcggcctcctcctcctcctcctccctggacACCCTCGTCTTCCCTACACTACAGATGGGTCCCTTCGGCATCACCAACGACGGCTACGTGACCAAACGATTCCTGAGCAGTGCCGAGGAGGGGTCTCACATCCACCTGGCCTCGGGATACTTCAACCTGACAGAGGAGTACATGAAGTGCGTCCTGGGCCAGTCAAGGGCGTCCTACAGCATCCTTATGGCCCACCCCGAG GCCAATGGGTTCCTGGGTGCCAGGGGATTTGCGGGGGCCATCCCAGCCGCCTACACCCAGCTGGCCAAACTGTTCTTCAGGCGGGTGACGAGTGGCAGCCAGGAGCACCGGATAAGCTTGCACGAGTACCGGAGGAAGGGATGGACCTTCCACGCCAAGGGTCTGTGGTACGCCAGGCCGGGGCACACCTGGCCGGCACTCACCATGGTGGGCTCCCCGAACTTTG gCTGGAGATCAGTGCAACGCGACTTGGAgacacaggtggtggtggtgacgcagaACACAGCACTGAGGGAGGCGCTGCACAGGGAACACAGCCGCCTCTATGACTGCGGCACTGAGGTCACCGACGGCACGTTCTCCTCCCCAGGGCGCTATGTTCCCCTGTGGGTGCGGTGTGTTATGCCAATCATCAAGGCGTTCTTCTGA
- the LOC135091977 gene encoding CDP-diacylglycerol--glycerol-3-phosphate 3-phosphatidyltransferase, mitochondrial-like isoform X1, with protein sequence MTRSCILTRCVVPRARQTLCFLWHHRAASSAVVAAAAAAETRAMTPAAGDLPAATPSPILPRSFHWLYQHCPAFPISGSKVRVIVDPREFYQELLDKAGAARERISISSLYLGTGKLEEKLVSVVGQRVAAVDGLKVHWLLDHTRGSRGHHSSRSMLRPLLAQYPHSCSVSLYHTPHLRGLLRRLIPQRWNETIGLQHMKLYVFDDSLLISGANLSNDYFTNRQDRYMAFEDCPALAAFYHNLIATVSRFCPQLATDDSTSMPAGTSVHPYLGDLEEYCGTMREAVLRLWRAECDRNPERLRHMESTGDTSASSSSSSLDTLVFPTLQMGPFGITNDGYVTKRFLSSAEEGSHIHLASGYFNLTEEYMKCVLGQSRASYSILMAHPEANGFLGARGFAGAIPAAYTQLAKLFFRRVTSGSQEHRISLHEYRRKGWTFHAKGLWYARPGHTWPALTMVGSPNFGWRSVQRDLETQVVVVTQNTALREALHREHSRLYDCGTEVTDGTFSSPGRYVPLWVRCVMPIIKAFF encoded by the exons ATGACTAGAAGTTGTATTTTAAC gcGGTGTGTGGTGCCGCGGGCCAGGCAGACACTGTGCTTCCTGTGGCACCATCGCGCGGCGTCCTCGGCAGtagtggcggcagcagcagcagcagagaccCGCGCCATGACCCCCGCAGCTGGTGACCTCCCCGCCGCCACGCCCTCCCCCATCCTGCCAAGAAGCTTTCATTGGCTCTATCAACACTGCCCGGCCTTTCCCATCAGTGGCTCTAAG GTGCGGGTAATTGTTGATCCAAGGGAGTTTTACCAAGAGCTGCTGGACAAGGCGGGAGCAGCAAGGGAGAGAATCAGtatctcttctctctatctcgGCACTGGGAAGCTGGAGGAGAAGTTG GTGTCCGTGGTGGGGCAGCGAGTGGCAGCAGTGGATGGCCTGAAGGTTCACTGGCTGTTGGACCACACGAGGGGCTCCCGGGGCCACCACAGCTCCCGGTCCATGCTGCGTCCCCTTCTGGCCCAGTATCCTCACTCCTGCTCA GTGTCACTGTACCACACTCCACACCTGCGGGGGTTGCTGCGTCGCCTCATTCCACAGCGCTGGAATGAGACAATTGGCCTGCAGCACATGAAGCTATATGTGTTTGATGACTCCCTCCTCATCTCTGG GGCCAACCTCAGCAACGACTACTTTACCAACCGCCAGGACCGCTACATGGCGTTTGAGGACTGTCCGGCGCTGGCTGCCTTCTACCACAACCTCATTGCCACAGTCAGCCGCTTCTGTCCCCAGCTGGCCACCGATGACTCCACCTCAATGCCAGCTGGTACCTCTGTCCACCCCTACCTG GGTGACTTGGAGGAGTACTGTGGCACCATGAGGGAGGCAGTGCTCAGGCTGTGGAGGGCCGAGTGCGACAGAAACCCGGAGAGACTGAGACATATGGAGAGCACAGGAGACAcctcggcctcctcctcctcctcctccctggacACCCTCGTCTTCCCTACACTACAGATGGGTCCCTTCGGCATCACCAACGACGGCTACGTGACCAAACGATTCCTGAGCAGTGCCGAGGAGGGGTCTCACATCCACCTGGCCTCGGGATACTTCAACCTGACAGAGGAGTACATGAAGTGCGTCCTGGGCCAGTCAAGGGCGTCCTACAGCATCCTTATGGCCCACCCCGAG GCCAATGGGTTCCTGGGTGCCAGGGGATTTGCGGGGGCCATCCCAGCCGCCTACACCCAGCTGGCCAAACTGTTCTTCAGGCGGGTGACGAGTGGCAGCCAGGAGCACCGGATAAGCTTGCACGAGTACCGGAGGAAGGGATGGACCTTCCACGCCAAGGGTCTGTGGTACGCCAGGCCGGGGCACACCTGGCCGGCACTCACCATGGTGGGCTCCCCGAACTTTG gCTGGAGATCAGTGCAACGCGACTTGGAgacacaggtggtggtggtgacgcagaACACAGCACTGAGGGAGGCGCTGCACAGGGAACACAGCCGCCTCTATGACTGCGGCACTGAGGTCACCGACGGCACGTTCTCCTCCCCAGGGCGCTATGTTCCCCTGTGGGTGCGGTGTGTTATGCCAATCATCAAGGCGTTCTTCTGA
- the LOC135091977 gene encoding CDP-diacylglycerol--glycerol-3-phosphate 3-phosphatidyltransferase, mitochondrial-like isoform X2, with amino-acid sequence MTRSCILTRCVVPRARQTLCFLWHHRAASSAVVAAAAAAETRAMTPAAGDLPAATPSPILPRSFHWLYQHCPAFPISGSKVRVIVDPREFYQELLDKAGAARERISISSLYLGTGKLEEKLVSVVGQRVAAVDGLKVHWLLDHTRGSRGHHSSRSMLRPLLAQYPHSCSVSLYHTPHLRGLLRRLIPQRWNETIGLQHMKLYVFDDSLLISGANLSNDYFTNRQDRYMAFEDCPALAAFYHNLIATVSRFCPQLATDDSTSMPAGTSVHPYLGDLEEYCGTMREAVLRLWRAECDRNPERLRHMESTGDTSASSSSSSLDTLVFPTLQMGPFGITNDGYVTKRFLSSAEEGSHIHLASGYFNLTEEYMKCVLGQSRASYSILMAHPEVRNRILGQWVPGCQGICGGHPSRLHPAGQTVLQAGDEWQPGAPDKLARVPEEGMDLPRQGSVVRQAGAHLAGTHHGGLPELWLEISATRLGDTGGGGDAEHSTEGGAAQGTQPPL; translated from the exons ATGACTAGAAGTTGTATTTTAAC gcGGTGTGTGGTGCCGCGGGCCAGGCAGACACTGTGCTTCCTGTGGCACCATCGCGCGGCGTCCTCGGCAGtagtggcggcagcagcagcagcagagaccCGCGCCATGACCCCCGCAGCTGGTGACCTCCCCGCCGCCACGCCCTCCCCCATCCTGCCAAGAAGCTTTCATTGGCTCTATCAACACTGCCCGGCCTTTCCCATCAGTGGCTCTAAG GTGCGGGTAATTGTTGATCCAAGGGAGTTTTACCAAGAGCTGCTGGACAAGGCGGGAGCAGCAAGGGAGAGAATCAGtatctcttctctctatctcgGCACTGGGAAGCTGGAGGAGAAGTTG GTGTCCGTGGTGGGGCAGCGAGTGGCAGCAGTGGATGGCCTGAAGGTTCACTGGCTGTTGGACCACACGAGGGGCTCCCGGGGCCACCACAGCTCCCGGTCCATGCTGCGTCCCCTTCTGGCCCAGTATCCTCACTCCTGCTCA GTGTCACTGTACCACACTCCACACCTGCGGGGGTTGCTGCGTCGCCTCATTCCACAGCGCTGGAATGAGACAATTGGCCTGCAGCACATGAAGCTATATGTGTTTGATGACTCCCTCCTCATCTCTGG GGCCAACCTCAGCAACGACTACTTTACCAACCGCCAGGACCGCTACATGGCGTTTGAGGACTGTCCGGCGCTGGCTGCCTTCTACCACAACCTCATTGCCACAGTCAGCCGCTTCTGTCCCCAGCTGGCCACCGATGACTCCACCTCAATGCCAGCTGGTACCTCTGTCCACCCCTACCTG GGTGACTTGGAGGAGTACTGTGGCACCATGAGGGAGGCAGTGCTCAGGCTGTGGAGGGCCGAGTGCGACAGAAACCCGGAGAGACTGAGACATATGGAGAGCACAGGAGACAcctcggcctcctcctcctcctcctccctggacACCCTCGTCTTCCCTACACTACAGATGGGTCCCTTCGGCATCACCAACGACGGCTACGTGACCAAACGATTCCTGAGCAGTGCCGAGGAGGGGTCTCACATCCACCTGGCCTCGGGATACTTCAACCTGACAGAGGAGTACATGAAGTGCGTCCTGGGCCAGTCAAGGGCGTCCTACAGCATCCTTATGGCCCACCCCGAGGTTAGGAATAGAATACTTG GCCAATGGGTTCCTGGGTGCCAGGGGATTTGCGGGGGCCATCCCAGCCGCCTACACCCAGCTGGCCAAACTGTTCTTCAGGCGGGTGACGAGTGGCAGCCAGGAGCACCGGATAAGCTTGCACGAGTACCGGAGGAAGGGATGGACCTTCCACGCCAAGGGTCTGTGGTACGCCAGGCCGGGGCACACCTGGCCGGCACTCACCATGGTGGGCTCCCCGAACTTTG gCTGGAGATCAGTGCAACGCGACTTGGAgacacaggtggtggtggtgacgcagaACACAGCACTGAGGGAGGCGCTGCACAGGGAACACAGCCGCCTCTATGA